One Poecilia reticulata strain Guanapo linkage group LG19, Guppy_female_1.0+MT, whole genome shotgun sequence genomic window carries:
- the mapta gene encoding microtubule-associated protein tau isoform X3, with product MEYMNNASNSYGAGDTVSASLTNMTINDQHHQENGVKMKAGGASSTAQVKTNNGDKSQTVTTPPSYLKRPTVVAKGNRTPGSSRNGHSSIPIKATSSPGPRQPGGAGAAKPQVQGAKTTARSAAQPASAKKPPTPKNEKDARSGQSSPGTPKSPGSQALSAAEANKVKKVAVVRSNPKSPGSLKSRSPAPLAAAAPLPDLKNVRSKVGSTDNMKHQPGGGKVQIVEQKLDFSSVQSKCGSKDNVKHKPGGGNVQILDKKLDLSNVQARCGSKDNLKHKPGGGRVKILDQKLDFSTVQSKCGSKDYIKHAPGGGNVQILDKKLDLSSVQSRCGSKDNIKHVPGGGNVQIVHKKIDLSNVTSKCGSKDNIHHKPGGGNVEIKTEKLDFKVQSKVGSLDNIGHVPGGGQRKREKGKDAEGSVSDSMSIPSPVATPPQSPQTVPSAPTTPILTNPLIKIEDSH from the exons ATGGAGTACATGAACAACGCCTCGAACAGCTACGGTGCTGGAGACACCGTCAGTGCCTCCTTAACGAACATGACCATCAATGACCAGCATCACCAGGAGAACGGAGTCAAAATGAAAG caggaggagcctCTTCAACAG CTCAAGTAAAGACAAATAATGGAGACAAG AGTCAAACTGTCACCACACCACCCTCTTACCTTAAAAGACCCACTGTTGTCGCCAAGGGCAACAGAACACCCGGTTCCTCCCGAAACGGCCACAGCTCCATCCCCATTAAAGCCACCAGCAGCCCAGGGCCCCGGCAGCCCGGA ggtgcTGGTGCTGCAAAGCCTCAAGTCCAAGGAGCCAAAACTACTGCCAGAAGTGCAGCTCAACCAG CTAGTGCCAAGAAACCCCCCActccaaaaaatgaaaaag ATGCCAGGAGTGGGCAGAGCAGCCCCGGTACGCCCAAGTCCCCCGGCAGCCAGGCACTTTCCGCCGCCGAGGCCAACAAAGTGAAAAAGGTCGCGGTCGTACGTTCCAATCCGAAATCTCCGGGATCGCTGAAGAGCCGTTCTCCGGCTCCTCTGGCTGCTGCGGCGCCGCTGCCTGACCTGAAAAACGTCAGGTCAAAGGtcggctccacagacaacatgaAACACCAGCCTGGAGGTGGGAAG GTGCAAATCGTGGAGCAGAAGTTGGACTTTAGTAGTGTGCAGTCTAAGTGTGGCTCCAAAGACAATGTCAAACACAAGCCAGGGGGAGGAAAT GTCCAAATCCTCGATAAGAAGCTGGACTTATCCAACGTCCAAGCTCGCTGTGGTTCTAAAGACAACTTAAAGCACAAGCCTGGAGGAGGAAGG GTTAAAATACTTGATCAGAAGTTGGACTTTAGTACTGTCCAGTCTAAGTGTGGCTCCAAAGACTATATAAAACATGCTCCCGGTGGAGGCAAC GTGCAAATTCTTGATAAGAAGCTGGACTTAAGCAGCGTGCAGTCCCGCTGCGGCTCCAAAGACAATATAAAACACGTACCCGGTGGTGGCAAT GTTCAAATCGTGCACAAAAAGATTGACTTGAGCAACGTTACATCAAAATGTGGATCGAAAGACAACATTCATCACAAGCCag GTGGTGGAAATGTGGAGATCAAAACCGAGAAGCTAGACTTTAAAGTTCAGTCCAAAGTCGGCTCCCTGGACAACATCGGTCACGTCCCCGGAGGTGGACAGAGGAAG CGGGAGAAGGGCAAGGACGCGGAGGGCAGTGTCTCAGACAGCATGTCCATCCCctcccctgttgccaccccccCTCAGTCACCTCAGACTGTCCCTTCAGCACCTACCACACCCATCCTGACGAACCCTCTCATAAAGATTGAGGACTCGC ATTGA